CCTTTTAACTCTTTTGAAATCTGTTCTTCAAAAGAGCTATTTTTAAATAAAGGGGCATCTTCAACAGCAATTTTAAATGCTGTGTTTTTGATTACCATCTCAATTTGACCACCTGTTAGCTCATGTTTTGCCAGCTCTTCAAGATTAAAATCTTTTGACAAAGGAAGATTTACTGGAAGTATCTTTTTCCAAAGTTCAACTCTTTGTTCATAATTTGGTTTTTTAAACTCAATTTTATAGTTAAATCTTCTTGAAAATGCTTTATCTAAAGACTCTAAAAGATTTGTTGTAGCAATTAAAATTCCATCAAATCTCTCAATCTGCTCTAAGAAAATATTTTGCATTTGATTATGCATCTTTTCACTTCCACTAGCATTTGATGTTGTTCTTGAACTTAAAAACTGGTCTGCTTCATTTAATAATAAAATTGGTTCAGACTTACTTTTATCTCTTAATTCATAATATTTATCAAAGATAGCTCTTACATTTTTTTCACTCTCTCCCACATACATTGAAAGAATTTTAGAGCAATCAAAACTTAGAACTTGTCTTTTTAAAGTCTTTGCAAAAGCAAGAGCTGTTAAAGTTTTACCTGTTCCAGCAAAACCATAAAAGATAATTCTTGCTTCAATATTTCTTTTATCTTTTATTCCCCACTCTTTAAGTCTTGTGAATACTTGCTTATCCATCTGCTTTAAAAGTGAGTCTAAAACTTCTTTTGTTTTTTCATTTAAAACAACATCATCTAAAGTCTTATTTGTAGTAACAAGTTCAAAAGTCTCTTGCTCTTTTATCAAAGAATCAAGTTTCATTTTTGTACTTCTACTTGTTTTTTTAGTTGGATGAGAGATTCTATATAAGATATCATCAGGAATATAGAAATTTCTATTTATTCCTCCAAAAGGAGTTAAAACCTCATCATAATCAACTAAAGAGTTTGAAACTAAATTTGAACCCTCTTCTAGAAGAGACCTAAACTTTATCTTTTCATAATCATCACTTGAAATCAAAGTAATTAAAGAGTTCATATCTCTTAAAGTTCCATCTCCACCTGAATACTCCTCTTTTAAAAGAGCTAAAAATAAAATTTGTTCTTGTTCATTTAAAGAGTGCTGTTTAAAAAAGTCTTCAAGCATAATTGAGCCATCAGTCTCTTTTATTCTCTCTTTTATTCTATTTTCAAGAAGAGTTAGTTTTGACCTTAATCTATTTATATTTGGTGAGTTTTCATCAAAATTACTCTTTACTAAATTTAACTGTTGTGCTAAATCAATTCTAAAAAATTGGTCTTGTAAATACTCTAAATGATCTTCATATTTTTTTACTTCTGGCAAAACAAATTCTAAAGAACCTTTTTCTAAAAGTTTTAAAAATGCAGGAGATAGAGTTACGATAGAATTTAAAAGTTCAAGTTGAGACATTTCACTCAATTTTATTTGGTCAAAACCACTTTGAACAAGCCATCCAAACTCTAATAATGATTTAATTAATTGAATTTTGTTTAAATGCTCATAATTTTCTACATCATAAAATTCACTTAAAATATCAATTACCATTGAAGTATCTCTACCTGAGATATATTGTCTAGTAATGAATTGTAAAATCTGTGCTTCTTCTTTTGAGCATTTTAGTTGTTTGAAAAAAGTTGACTTTTCAACATTTTTACATTTAATAAATTCTATTATTTCGTTCATCAATTTTTTCTTTCCTCAATTATTTTATAAAATTTTTCGAGGTTCTCTTTGTTTTGAAACCGTATTTTATAATTTTTATTTATAATTATCATTAAATTTTCTTTTTTTACTTCATTTATTTCACTAAATTTTACAATTTCTTTGTCTTTTTGTAAATCCGGAGTAAAACTGTTAGGTATTTTTACAATAGAATCTTGACAAAATCCCTTGTATTCCCCCTTTGAGTAGACGACATTTAAGCATTTTTTCTTTAAGTAATAATTTTCAATTTTTTGTAAATTAGAATTGTCATAAATATTTAAGCCAAGAAAAATTAGTGCAATAATTCCAAAGAAAATTAGAAAAATCATTTTACCTCAATTATATCAATTTATAATCATATTACATTAAAATCTCTTAACTATTAATGAGCTATATTTTTTGTTATTAAATCTATATTAAGATTATTTTTATAAGATTCGATTCTAGTTTATTTTTCAATTGTTAGGAAAAAATTATGAAAAAAATTTTATCACTTATTTTAGTGTTTTTATTTCTTACTGGATGTGCGGTAAACAATCTTCCAACTGAGAGTAAATACTCTAAAGAGACTTTAATTAAAAAGGCTAATAATGGCGATATTACAGCCATGTTAGAATTGGCAAAATATTATAAATATCCTGAAGTAATAGAAGGATTACAATATTTTGATAAATGGTATGCATCTATTGATGAAAAAGATGACCCCCTGTTAGTTGCTCAAATTGCAGATATTTATTATACATATAATGATATGTTCTTAGATGGAGAGAACAAAGCGTTAAAACTATTAAATCAAGCTGCAAATCAAGGAAGCTTAGAAGCAAAAGTTACTTTAATCAAACACTATGTAACTACATATAAAATTTATGAAGCAAAAAAGTTAGAAGAAGAGATTATTGATAAACTTTCATTAGAACAACTTCAAAATCTATATACTATCTATACAGATAAATATAGAAGAATTGAAGCAGAAAAAGTTGTTTCATATATTGTAGAAAGAGGTGGCTCACTTCCTTTTGATGAACAAATGAAAGAGATAAAAAGTATCTTCTTTAAAGTTGATTCTCAAGAAAAGATTGAGGCGTTTATTTCAAATGTTATAAAAACTCAAGATATTGAAAAAATGTCAAATGCTGCTGATTTATTTAAAGATAAATATAGATTCCAAGAAGCATCAACAATATATGAAGAGATTTTAAAACTTGATACTAACAATGCAAATGCTTATTTCAAACTATCAACAATTTATGCTAATGGAAACTCTAGACAAAATATCAAAAAAGATGTTGAAAAAGCAGAAGAGTATTTAGAAAAAGCTGCTGCTCTTAATCACGAAGAAGCTACTTTAGAACTTCTAAAAGCTTATTCTCAAAACAGAGAGACAGTAAATAAATACTTTAAACTAAAACATAAAATAGAAAAAAATCCAGAGACTCTTTTACTTCTTGCCAAATATTATAAAAAGAAAAGACAAACAGAGAAAGCCGATGCAATCTTTGACAAACTTGCAACACTAGGAAATCAAGAAGCAATTATAGATTTAGCTCTTAGAATTCCTTCAAGATATTACTTCAATCCAGAAGAGTATGTAATATCACAAAAATGGCAAAAATATATTTTTGAAAGTAAAGATGATGAATTAAAAACTAACTTTTTAGATAAAGCTACTAAAAACTACTCATTTAAAACTGCTTTCCCTGACCTTATAGAGAAACTTAATGAAGAAAAATTAGCTTCTAATAATATTATTGAGCTTAGAGAATTTGCACAAAAAAATAGATACAACAATCCTGAGTTAAGCATCAAATTTTACGAAAAAGCTTCTAAAGCTGGAGATATTAAAAGTTCTTTAGAGTTAATCAATATCTATATAGGTAGAAAAGTTAAAAAATATGCAGAGGCAGAAAAAATCTTAATTAATCTTTCTCAAAAAGGTGATGTTAAAGCTACATATAGACTTGCAGATTTTTATATGAACCCTCCTTATTATATGGATGAAAAGCCAAATCATGAAAAAGGATTAGCTGTTTATGAAGAATTAGCTGAAAAAGGCGATATTAAAGCAATGGAAAAACTTTTAAATTATCATCTTTGTAATTCTTGTAAAGAGAGTCCAAAACAGGATGAAGTAAAAGGTTTCTACTACTTAAAAAAACTTTTTGAAATAAGAAAAACACCAAGAGATTATGCTTCAATGGGATGGTCTTATAATTATGGAAAAGGTGTTGAACAAGATTTATTAAAAGCAGAAGAGTATTATTTATTAGCTGCCCAAAAAGGTTATTATGCAGCATATTATAATTTAGCTTGGTTATATTATAAAGATGATAGATTTAAAGATTTAAAATTAATTAGACTTGATTATCTAAAAGCAAAAGAGTACTTAGAAAAAGGAATTGAAAAACATCATTATGAAAGTATGAATCTACTTGGTGTATTCTATAAAGATGGTTTAGGTGTAAAAAAAGATATGACTAAAGCAATTCCTTTATTTGAAAAAGCAGCTTATTATGATAAATACGCAGCTATTCACTTAGCTAAATATTATAAAGAGAAAAAAGATTATAAAAATGCCTTCAAATACTTTAAAATTGGAAAAGATAAAGGGGATGCTGCAGCTGAAATTGAGTTTGGGATTCTGCATGAAAAAGGTTTAGGTACAGAAAAAAATGTAGAAGAAGCTGTTAAATATTACCAAAGAGCTTATGAAAACTATTATGATAAATCGCAAAAAGATGTTGCAGCTTATAATATAGGACTAGTTTATCATTATGGAAAAGGTAAAGTAAAAAAAGATCTTGAAAAAGCTAAAAGCTGGTATCTTAAATCAAAACATTCAAAAGCAAAAATTGAGTTAGAAAAGATAGAGAAACTAAAAAAGTAATCTATCTTTTAAAACTGATTTTGTAAAATCATTAATATTGCTGAAATAGATAAAATAGAAAGCAGTGTCTGCATTGTAATAACTGCAGACATTAGCTTTAAATCCCCTCCTAGTTGCCTTGCTAAAATATATGCTGATGAAGCTGTTGGCATAGAACCAAAAACCACTAAAACAAGTAGAGCTAAACCTGTAATTCCTAAAGCCTTTGCAATAAAATAGATTACAAAAGGGTAAACTACAAGCTTTACAATAATTGCTACTATTAACTCAAGTTTTGCTTCTTTTATATGAGATAGATGAAGTCCAACCCCAACTGATAAAAGACCTAAAGGAAGTGCTGCTGAACTTAAAATACCTAGAGTTTTCTCAAGTGGAGTAAAAAGAGTTATACCAAAGAAATTTAATAAACCACCAACTACACATCCCATAATTAGAGGATTTTTTATAATTGATAAAAGAAATGATTTTATAGTTATCTTATTACTTGCTGCATAAACAGAAAAAATAGAGATACAAAAAACATTTATAAGAGGAATCATAAAAGTCATTAGAAGAGCAGCTAATACTAAACCACTATCTCCAAAAATTGCATCTATAAGAGCTAAGAAAACATAAGTATTAAACCTTATTGCCCCTTGATAAATAGAGGTAAAAGCATCCCCTTTGAACTTCTTTATAAAACGATTAAATAACATAAGAGAAAGAGTTAAAACAATCATTGTTAAAAAAGCAGAAAGAATAAAGTTAAAGCCATCAATTCCTTCTAAGGAAGCGGTTGAGAGTTTATATATTAAAAGAGCTGGAAAGAGTACATAATAGGTAAATTTATCTGAACTTGCCCAAAACTCTTCATTTGGGAATTTTATTCTTTTAAAAAAGTATCCTAAAATAATAAGGAAAAAAATTGGTAATAAGGCTTCTATAATATTTTGCATAAAGAGATTATACTCTTCTTTTGCTTTTTAGAAGAAAGTTTTTAAGTATTATTACTTCAAGGGGAAATTATACCCTTGAAAGTTTATCTAATTGTTGAATCATATTTTTAGCAGTATCTTCATTTAACGGTTTATCATAACTTGTTAAAATCTCTCTTGCTAAAATATTTGCACCTAAGTGTTGGAACTGAATTCTCATAGCTTGAAGACCTTTTTGTCCTCCACCACCAGAGTGAGTTGCTAAACCTACAACTTTTTCATTAAAAGCATCTCTCCAATCCTTTGTGCTTCTTGAAGTCCAAGCCATTGCATTATTTAATACAGGAGGCATAACTCCATTATATTCAGGAGCTACTACAATAAAAGCTTTTAATGCTAATACTTTATTTGCTAACTCTTGAGCAGAAGCTGGAAGACCATTTCTTTCCTCTTCAACTGTACTATAAAGTGGTAAATCTAAGTCAACTAAGTTAATAAGTTCTGTTTCTACACCTAACTCTTCTGCAAGTTGAGCTAATCTTTGTCCTAATTTTAGGTTATTATTTGCACTTGCAACTAGAATTCCTATTTTTGACATAATAATCCTTCAAAAGTAATATTAATTTTATGGTATTTTATAACTTTTTTATTAGTTTAGCTTTAAGGATTTTCTATAAGTATTATTATTTAAAAAACTCTGCTAAATCTACATTTAATGCTTTTGATATTTTATAAAGTTGTTCTATATTGTAGTGTTTATTTTCTAAGCCAGCTTCTATTTTACTTACCATACTTACTGATTTATGCCCAATACTAAGTGCTAAATCTGTTTGAGAAACTTTTTTATTCTTTCTTATTCTTTTCACATTTTCAGCAATAGTTTTATGAAGTTCTACAATCTCTTGTTCATCAATATCTAAATGCAATAGCAAGCTGTTCCCTATAGTGAAGTTTTTTGTAAGTTTATAAGAGATAGAATTATTATTATATTCCCTATAGGGAATATTAATATTTTTAACTGGATAATTCAAAAAGTTTTTAGTATTTAAAGGTATTATTATTATGAAAAATATAATCTCAATTATTGAGAATGAAAAATTAATGACAAGATATTTATGTTATAAAAGCTATAGGCAAAGGGCAAATTCGATATTAATAAAGAATTCCCAAGGAATGATTTCTTCTGCTATACAAACAAAAGAGATGATTACTCTTTATCAAATTTTTGAAAAAGAAAAAGGTATAAATTTTTTTGTTTTTGAAAATGGAGACATATGTATAGAAAAATTATTATTAAAAAATTAGCAAAGAAGTATTTACTTCTCTACTAAATCATATAAAGCTTGAATCTCTTGTGCCCAAATCTCTTCATCAATTGTTTCAAGTACTAAAGGAATATCATCCATTCTATCGTCATTCATAATGAATTTGAAGGCATCCCAACCAATTTGTCCCATACCTAAAGAGTGGTGTCTATCGACTCTACTTCCAAGTTCTGGTTTTGAATCATTTATATGCATTCCCATAAGGTATTGTCTTCCTACAATAGAATCAAACTCATTCCATGTTTTATCATAAGCCTCTTTAGTTCTTATATCATAACCAGCCGTAAACATATGACAGGTATCAATACAAACACCAACTCTACTTTTATCCTCAACTCTATCAATTAAGTAAGCTAAATGCTCAAATTTATACCCTAGATTAGAACCTTGTCCTGCTGTATTTTCTATTACAAGTTTTACATCATTTGTAGCGTCAATTGCTTGATTCATAGATAAGGCAATTCTATCTAAACACTCTTCCTCTGAGATTTTTCTAAGATGAGAACCTGGATGAAAATTTAATCTATCAAGCTTTAAAATTTCACATCTTTGTATTTCATGAATAAACCCATCTAAAGATTTCTCTCTTGCTTCTTCACTTGGATGACCTAAATTAATAAGATATGAATCATGAGGTAAGATATGTTTTGCTTGAATTCCAGTTTTTTCTAACTCTTCAAACCATTTATCAATAGTTTTAGTATCTAACTCTTTTGCTTTCCATTGTCTTTGATTTTTTGTAAAAAGAGCAAAGGCTTTACAGCCAATTTTAGCAGCATTTATTGGGGCATTATATACTCCTCCACTTGCACTTACATGTGCTCCAACATATTTCATCTTTAAGTCCTTTCAAAATGTTCCATATTTAAAGGAACAGTTTTATTCTATTTCTGTCTATTTTTTTGGATTGTACTATTAATCTTTTTTGATTTTTATTAAGATTGAGTGTTGATTATCTTTATGAATAATATTTCTTTCATCTTTTTCAAAAAGTTTTTTTAAAAAATCTTTTTCATAAGAACTATGTAAAAATTCTTGATTAAAATTCTCACTTTTTTGGCATTTAAAGGTATCTTTGCAGATTTGATTTTCATAAATATCTAAGCGTAAAACAGTAACACCAGCTGAAAAAACCTCAACTCTAGTAAAATTTTGAAATTTAGAAATAAAGCCTTTATCATAAAATTTTAACTTAGGTGTTTTTATAAGTATAGTGGCACTTGAAACAATTTTTGGTTGATTAAAAGAGCATCCTGCAAAAAGAAAAATAGATAAAATCAAGAAAGATAATTTTTTAATACCTAATCCTTTATTATAAAAATTTCCACTATAATACAACAAAATTTATAATTAATCAAAGGTTATCATTGTTAGTACATATATGTTGCGCTGTAGATTCACATTACTTTCTTGAAAGACTACAAGAAGACTTTCCTGAGGAAAAACTTGTAGGTTTTTTTTATGACCCAAATATTCATCCTTATAATGAATATAGACTTAGATATCTTGATGTTGAATACTCATGTAAAAAATTAGGAATTGAACTTCTTGAAGGTCCATACAATTTAGAAGAGTGGCTAAAAAAAGTAAAAGGTCTTGAAAATGAACCTGAAAAAGGTGATAGATGCACAGTATGTTATGATGATAGACTGGAAGTTAGTGCAAAAAAAGCTATTGAATTAGGACATGATAAATTTACTACTTCTTTACTTATCTCTCCAAAAAAATCTCAAGATAAATTAGAAAAAATTGGAGCAAAACTAACAGAAGAACTTGGTTGTGAGTTTATTTTCAAAGATTATAGAAGTGGAAATGGAACTCAAATTCAAGGTGAAGTTGTAAAAGAGAATAGTCTATATAGACAAAACTACTGTGGCTGTCTATTTGGATTAACACAACAAAGAGAACAACAAAAGAAAATTATGGATGAGATGTTTTCTCCCCTTTCTCACCAAATACTTCCAGAATCAATTGAAAGTAGACTTGAACTATATAAAAAAAGAGATGAAATGGAAGAGCAAGGTATTCCATATCAAATCATTAAACAAAGATTTTTAAACTATAGACTTTTAAGTGGTAAAGTTAAAATCAATAAACAAACAGTTCCTTCATATTTTTTATGTTATTCAACATTAAATAGAAAAAAGATGAACGGTACTATTGCTTATGAAAAAGATGAGATTGCTTATTTAAATAGAGATGAAGTAAAAGTTTTAAGTATCGATATGTTCAACTCTATTGGGAATAGCACCTTTAGAAATGTATTAAAACTTATGTATAACCCACCAACATTTGAATCAGAATTAAATATTAGAAATGCAATTACTCAAAATCCTTATGGTCTTTCAACTATTGTAATTGTTGATGAAGTAATTGATGGAAAATATGAGATTGAACTTGACTCAGTAATTTATGAGGATGTAAAGGAAGTACTTATATGAAACTTCTAGTTTGCGCAATGGAAGCTTCATCAAATATTCACTTAAAAGAGTTAAAAAAACACCTAAATGACAATGTTGAACTAAAAGGAGTTTTTGATAACTCATTAGGGAACCCTTTATATGACCTAACTTCTCTTGCTATCATGGGATTTACTGATGCTATAAAAAAACTTAGATTCTTTTTTCGTCTTCGTGATGAACTTGTAGAATTAGCAAATGATTGTGATAAAGTTTTACTTATGGATAGCTCGGGGTTTAACCTTCCCTTAGCTAAAAAACTAAAAGAAAGATATCCAAACAAAGAGATAATCTACTATATCTTACCTCAAGCTTGGGCTTGGAAGAAAAAAAGAGTAGAAAAACTAGAAAAATATTGTACAAAACTATGTTCTATTATTCCCTTTGAATCACAAATGTATACAGACAAAGAAAAAATAACTTATGTGGGGCATCCCTTACTTGATGAGATTCATGAATTCAAAGAAGAGTTAACACAATCAAATAAAATTATCTATATGCCAGGAAGTAGAAAAACAGAGATTGTAAATCATATGAATGTTTATAGAGAGTTAGCTTCAAAAATAGAAAATAAAGAGCATATTTTGATTATTCCTAAAAAATTTGATGAAGAGTTTATCAAGAAATACTATGGAGATATTTCACTATTTAAAGTTTCAAATGATTCACATAAAGAGTTGAAAGAAGCAGAATTTGGTTTTATTTGTAGTGGAACAGCTACACTTGAAGCAGCACTAATAGGAACTCCTTTTGTTATGAGTTATGTGGCGAAAAAAGTTGATTACTTTTTAGGAAGACTTTTTGTTAAATTACCATATATTGGTTTAGCAAATATCTTTTTATATAAATCAGACAAAGAGGCTATTCATAAAGAATTTTTCCAAGAGGATGTAACTTTTGAGAACCTTTATTCTGAATATAAAAATATAAATAAAAATGATTTTTTAGAAACCTCTAAAGTACTGAGAGAATATTTGAAACATGGAAGTTCTAAAAATGTAGCTGACATAATTCAAAGCTAATATTTTTTTAGATAAAATGAATGATTTTTAAAAAACTTGAATTATAGGAATAAGAATGCTAGATATAAACGAAATACAAGAAATATTACCACACAGATATCCTTTTTTACTTGTAGATAGAATTACAGAGATGGAAAAAGGTGTTAGTGTATCGGGATATAAAAATATTTCAATTAGTGAGCCTGCATTTATGGGACACTTTCCTGGACACCCAATTTACCCAGGAGTACTAATTTTAGAAGGTATGGCACAAGCAGGTGGAGTACTTGCACTAAAAAGTAATGACCTTTCAAATGAAGAATTAAAAAGTAAAGTTATTTACTTTATGAGTATTGATAAAGCAAAATTTAGAAGTCCTGTTAAACCAGGAGATAAATTAGTTTATAAAATTGAAATTATCAAACTAAAAGGTACTTTAATTGTTCTTGATGGAAAAGCTTATGTTGATGATAAGTTAGTTGCACAAGCTGAATTAAAAGCAATGGTAGTTGATAAATAATCGGGAACGTAAATGAATAATATTCACAAAACTGCAATAATTGAAGAAGGCGCACAACTAGGAGAGAATATCACTATTGGAGCATATACAATTATTGGTAAAGATGTAAAAATTGGAGATGGAACAGTTGTTGATTCTCATACAGTAATTGATGGGAAAACTACAATTGGTAAAAACAATCATATCTTTTCACATGCTTCAATAGGAACAATTCCACAAGATTTAAAATTCAATGGGGAAGATGTTGAATTAATTATTGGGGATAATAACAAAATTAGAGAATATACTCTATTTAATCCAGGAACACAAGGTGGTGGTTCAAAAACTATCATTGGAAGTAATAATCTATTTATGGGTTATGTTCATGTGGCTCATGATTGTATTATTGGAAACAGTTGTATTTTTGCAAACTGTGCAACTCTAGCAGGACATGTTGAAATTGATGATTTTGTAGTAATTGGTGGAATGACACCTATTCATCAATTTTGTAAAATAGGAACAGGCTCAATGATTGCTGGTGGTTCTGTTGTAACTCAAGATATTCCTCCTTATTGTTTAGCAGAAGGTAATAGAGCTAAACTAAAAGGTCTTAACTTAACAGGTCTTAGAAGAAGATTTGAAAATAAAGAAGATATCAATGAAATTAAAAAAGCCTATAAAGCTCTATTTAGAGGTTCAAAAGCTCTAAAAGATTCAGCACAAGAACTTTTAGAAGAATCAAGTAATGAACACACTAAATTAATGTGTGATTTTGTAATTAATACGACAAGAGGTATTCCATTTGATAGAAAGACAGGAGAATAATTAATGAGCAAAGAGATTATATGCGACTTTTGCGGTTCAAAAG
This sequence is a window from Halarcobacter bivalviorum. Protein-coding genes within it:
- the nfo gene encoding deoxyribonuclease IV; amino-acid sequence: MKYVGAHVSASGGVYNAPINAAKIGCKAFALFTKNQRQWKAKELDTKTIDKWFEELEKTGIQAKHILPHDSYLINLGHPSEEAREKSLDGFIHEIQRCEILKLDRLNFHPGSHLRKISEEECLDRIALSMNQAIDATNDVKLVIENTAGQGSNLGYKFEHLAYLIDRVEDKSRVGVCIDTCHMFTAGYDIRTKEAYDKTWNEFDSIVGRQYLMGMHINDSKPELGSRVDRHHSLGMGQIGWDAFKFIMNDDRMDDIPLVLETIDEEIWAQEIQALYDLVEK
- the fabZ gene encoding 3-hydroxyacyl-ACP dehydratase FabZ, whose product is MLDINEIQEILPHRYPFLLVDRITEMEKGVSVSGYKNISISEPAFMGHFPGHPIYPGVLILEGMAQAGGVLALKSNDLSNEELKSKVIYFMSIDKAKFRSPVKPGDKLVYKIEIIKLKGTLIVLDGKAYVDDKLVAQAELKAMVVDK
- a CDS encoding ATP-binding protein translates to MNEIIEFIKCKNVEKSTFFKQLKCSKEEAQILQFITRQYISGRDTSMVIDILSEFYDVENYEHLNKIQLIKSLLEFGWLVQSGFDQIKLSEMSQLELLNSIVTLSPAFLKLLEKGSLEFVLPEVKKYEDHLEYLQDQFFRIDLAQQLNLVKSNFDENSPNINRLRSKLTLLENRIKERIKETDGSIMLEDFFKQHSLNEQEQILFLALLKEEYSGGDGTLRDMNSLITLISSDDYEKIKFRSLLEEGSNLVSNSLVDYDEVLTPFGGINRNFYIPDDILYRISHPTKKTSRSTKMKLDSLIKEQETFELVTTNKTLDDVVLNEKTKEVLDSLLKQMDKQVFTRLKEWGIKDKRNIEARIIFYGFAGTGKTLTALAFAKTLKRQVLSFDCSKILSMYVGESEKNVRAIFDKYYELRDKSKSEPILLLNEADQFLSSRTTSNASGSEKMHNQMQNIFLEQIERFDGILIATTNLLESLDKAFSRRFNYKIEFKKPNYEQRVELWKKILPVNLPLSKDFNLEELAKHELTGGQIEMVIKNTAFKIAVEDAPLFKNSSFEEQISKELKGNFDSENKVGFF
- a CDS encoding AEC family transporter — encoded protein: MQNIIEALLPIFFLIILGYFFKRIKFPNEEFWASSDKFTYYVLFPALLIYKLSTASLEGIDGFNFILSAFLTMIVLTLSLMLFNRFIKKFKGDAFTSIYQGAIRFNTYVFLALIDAIFGDSGLVLAALLMTFMIPLINVFCISIFSVYAASNKITIKSFLLSIIKNPLIMGCVVGGLLNFFGITLFTPLEKTLGILSSAALPLGLLSVGVGLHLSHIKEAKLELIVAIIVKLVVYPFVIYFIAKALGITGLALLVLVVFGSMPTASSAYILARQLGGDLKLMSAVITMQTLLSILSISAILMILQNQF
- a CDS encoding NADPH-dependent FMN reductase, which gives rise to MSKIGILVASANNNLKLGQRLAQLAEELGVETELINLVDLDLPLYSTVEEERNGLPASAQELANKVLALKAFIVVAPEYNGVMPPVLNNAMAWTSRSTKDWRDAFNEKVVGLATHSGGGGQKGLQAMRIQFQHLGANILAREILTSYDKPLNEDTAKNMIQQLDKLSRV
- a CDS encoding helix-turn-helix domain-containing protein, producing the protein MHLDIDEQEIVELHKTIAENVKRIRKNKKVSQTDLALSIGHKSVSMVSKIEAGLENKHYNIEQLYKISKALNVDLAEFFK
- a CDS encoding sel1 repeat family protein yields the protein MKKILSLILVFLFLTGCAVNNLPTESKYSKETLIKKANNGDITAMLELAKYYKYPEVIEGLQYFDKWYASIDEKDDPLLVAQIADIYYTYNDMFLDGENKALKLLNQAANQGSLEAKVTLIKHYVTTYKIYEAKKLEEEIIDKLSLEQLQNLYTIYTDKYRRIEAEKVVSYIVERGGSLPFDEQMKEIKSIFFKVDSQEKIEAFISNVIKTQDIEKMSNAADLFKDKYRFQEASTIYEEILKLDTNNANAYFKLSTIYANGNSRQNIKKDVEKAEEYLEKAAALNHEEATLELLKAYSQNRETVNKYFKLKHKIEKNPETLLLLAKYYKKKRQTEKADAIFDKLATLGNQEAIIDLALRIPSRYYFNPEEYVISQKWQKYIFESKDDELKTNFLDKATKNYSFKTAFPDLIEKLNEEKLASNNIIELREFAQKNRYNNPELSIKFYEKASKAGDIKSSLELINIYIGRKVKKYAEAEKILINLSQKGDVKATYRLADFYMNPPYYMDEKPNHEKGLAVYEELAEKGDIKAMEKLLNYHLCNSCKESPKQDEVKGFYYLKKLFEIRKTPRDYASMGWSYNYGKGVEQDLLKAEEYYLLAAQKGYYAAYYNLAWLYYKDDRFKDLKLIRLDYLKAKEYLEKGIEKHHYESMNLLGVFYKDGLGVKKDMTKAIPLFEKAAYYDKYAAIHLAKYYKEKKDYKNAFKYFKIGKDKGDAAAEIEFGILHEKGLGTEKNVEEAVKYYQRAYENYYDKSQKDVAAYNIGLVYHYGKGKVKKDLEKAKSWYLKSKHSKAKIELEKIEKLKK
- a CDS encoding epoxyqueuosine reductase QueH; this translates as MLVHICCAVDSHYFLERLQEDFPEEKLVGFFYDPNIHPYNEYRLRYLDVEYSCKKLGIELLEGPYNLEEWLKKVKGLENEPEKGDRCTVCYDDRLEVSAKKAIELGHDKFTTSLLISPKKSQDKLEKIGAKLTEELGCEFIFKDYRSGNGTQIQGEVVKENSLYRQNYCGCLFGLTQQREQQKKIMDEMFSPLSHQILPESIESRLELYKKRDEMEEQGIPYQIIKQRFLNYRLLSGKVKINKQTVPSYFLCYSTLNRKKMNGTIAYEKDEIAYLNRDEVKVLSIDMFNSIGNSTFRNVLKLMYNPPTFESELNIRNAITQNPYGLSTIVIVDEVIDGKYEIELDSVIYEDVKEVLI
- the lpxB gene encoding lipid-A-disaccharide synthase, giving the protein MKLLVCAMEASSNIHLKELKKHLNDNVELKGVFDNSLGNPLYDLTSLAIMGFTDAIKKLRFFFRLRDELVELANDCDKVLLMDSSGFNLPLAKKLKERYPNKEIIYYILPQAWAWKKKRVEKLEKYCTKLCSIIPFESQMYTDKEKITYVGHPLLDEIHEFKEELTQSNKIIYMPGSRKTEIVNHMNVYRELASKIENKEHILIIPKKFDEEFIKKYYGDISLFKVSNDSHKELKEAEFGFICSGTATLEAALIGTPFVMSYVAKKVDYFLGRLFVKLPYIGLANIFLYKSDKEAIHKEFFQEDVTFENLYSEYKNINKNDFLETSKVLREYLKHGSSKNVADIIQS
- the lpxA gene encoding acyl-ACP--UDP-N-acetylglucosamine O-acyltransferase translates to MNNIHKTAIIEEGAQLGENITIGAYTIIGKDVKIGDGTVVDSHTVIDGKTTIGKNNHIFSHASIGTIPQDLKFNGEDVELIIGDNNKIREYTLFNPGTQGGGSKTIIGSNNLFMGYVHVAHDCIIGNSCIFANCATLAGHVEIDDFVVIGGMTPIHQFCKIGTGSMIAGGSVVTQDIPPYCLAEGNRAKLKGLNLTGLRRRFENKEDINEIKKAYKALFRGSKALKDSAQELLEESSNEHTKLMCDFVINTTRGIPFDRKTGE